The genome window CAGAGGCGATATTTCAGTGGGAAAATCAATAATAAAAGTAGGTTGCTGTAAATGGGGCTCGACCATCGCTTCAAACACGTCGTTTAAAATTTTCGCGGTCGATAAATTCTCATCGAATTTTACATGATTTTCTTTAGCTAAATGAATGACGGCATTCCGGTCTTTCGCCATTTCTGGTCTAAAAGAGGTGTAGGCGGATAACCCTTCATAATAGGGCAGCTTTTTCCATGGAGGGGTGAAATCGAGTTCTGTCTTTTCATAGGTGAACTTCAGGGCGCCCAAAATTTCCTGAGTGACCTTGCAGATCAGCTCTTCAGTCAACGCCATCAGATCCTGATAATCCGCAAAGGCCATGTAAAATTCGACCATGGTAAATTCCGGATTGTGCGTGGTAGAAATTCCTTCGTTTCGGAAATTCCTGTTGATTTCGTAAACCCGGTCAAATCCACCGACAATCAGGCGCTTTAAATAAAGTTCCGGAGCGATTCTAAGAAAAAGTGGAATATTTAACGCGTGATGGTGGGTCAAAAAAGGTTTCGCCGCCGCTCCGCCGGCTTTCGCGTGCATCATAGGGGTCTCAACTTCCAAAAAGCCCTTTTCATTTAAGAATTTTCGGATGAGTTCGATAATTTTAATCCGTTTGATAAAGGTTTCTTTTACTTCCGGATTGGCAATCAGGTCAAGATATCGTTGTCGATATCGGATCTCCACGTCAGTGAGTCCATGCCATTTTTCAGGGAGGGGCCGGATGGCTTTGGTGAGAAAGGTTAATTTTTGAACTTCGATGGTTAATTCATCGGTTTTTGTCCGGAAGAGGTTCCCTTCAACTCCGATAATATCCCCCAGGTCGAGAAGTTCGAAGACCTCAAACTGCTTTTCCCCCAGCACATCTTTTTTAAAATAAGCCTGGATTCTACCCGTATGATCCTGAAGATGAACGAAAGCGGCCTTTCCAAAACGCCTTAAATTCATTATCCGTCCGGCGATCGCCGAATGGACCGGTTTTTCATGAAGCTCTTCCCGGCTTACACTTCCGTATTTTTCAATCATTTTATTGACCGGAAGTTCCCCTTTAAATTTTGAGCCGAAAGGGGAGATTCCCAGCCCTTTTAACTTTTCAATTTTTTTTAGGCGCTGGGCAATTTGATCGTTAAGCTCGTTTAATTCTTCCATGAAAAAACTTCCAATGAATGTAAAAAATCAGCGAATTATAACATGCTAAAAAATATTATTCTATTTTTTTATTAGACCCAAGACCAGCGATAGACTTCGCACCCACTTATTAATCATGTCATTGCGAGCACCGAAGGGTGCGTGGCAATCTTATCGTAAAGTCTTGAGATTGCTTCACTTTGTTCGCAATGACAGCTTTCTAACTCTGTTCTTGAAGCCATTTCAAAGAAACAGATGAGGGCCATTTGGGCTCTATCAAACCGTCTTGGGTTACAGGAAGAAGATCTTCACGCAAGGGTAGAGTCTATTTCCGGGAAAAAATCGATCCGTGCTTTGACCAAGAGCGAGGCGAGGCATGTGATTGAAGACCTTCTCCTTCTGGCCGGAAGTCAGAAGCGCGGATCA of Nitrospirota bacterium contains these proteins:
- the lysS gene encoding lysine--tRNA ligase, which encodes MEELNELNDQIAQRLKKIEKLKGLGISPFGSKFKGELPVNKMIEKYGSVSREELHEKPVHSAIAGRIMNLRRFGKAAFVHLQDHTGRIQAYFKKDVLGEKQFEVFELLDLGDIIGVEGNLFRTKTDELTIEVQKLTFLTKAIRPLPEKWHGLTDVEIRYRQRYLDLIANPEVKETFIKRIKIIELIRKFLNEKGFLEVETPMMHAKAGGAAAKPFLTHHHALNIPLFLRIAPELYLKRLIVGGFDRVYEINRNFRNEGISTTHNPEFTMVEFYMAFADYQDLMALTEELICKVTQEILGALKFTYEKTELDFTPPWKKLPYYEGLSAYTSFRPEMAKDRNAVIHLAKENHVKFDENLSTAKILNDVFEAMVEPHLQQPTFIIDFPTEISPLAKRKAEVPSLTERFELFVVSREIANAFSELNDPIDQRKRFEEQMALRATGDVEAHELDEDFLRALEHGMPPTAGEGIGIDRLVMLLTQSMSIRDVILFPQMKPEK